The genome window GGTAATGAACTATTTTAAATGATCATTTTATGGAAAGTGCTTTAGTTTAATATGCATAACGACTCCGAAAATGATGACAAAGGCGCAGCACAGCATAGTTACGTTCCACAAGTAATAAAATGGTTGCATCCAGGTCGTTAAACTTTCATCCTTACCATTAAAAAAGTCATATAGTTCATTATTCTTTTCAACGAAAAGAATTTTCTTTTTTCTTTTTAATCCAAGAAAAAAATAGATAACAGGTACAGCTCCAAAAAATCCAACAAGGCAGTGAAATGAGTAGGGCGCAGGAAAAATAGCCACCTGTATGTGAGCCAACAGCTGCGCATATAACACCTCCCGCTCCCGCTGTGACTATACCAATAGCAGCGCAAGCGGCCAAACCAGCAGTTGCTCCTATAGCCCCGGAACCAATGCTTGTTGCTGTGCTTAATGTGAATTTCGTATATTCTTTAAAAGCGCTTCTTCCGCACTCGTTTTCTCTTCCTGTCGAGCAGGCCTTCATCACATCATTGGTTATCCGCGTTGAGTTTCATAAACATGCTTAGTGCGCGGGCTCGCACCACAGAATTGAGTCATCTGGGAAAAGAGCAGAACTCGCGCGACACCAGGGGATTCACGATGCAGCAATATTAATAGCGGGCATCGCGCCCGCCGGCAAAGCTGACAATCAACGTTTTCGTTTGAAAATCTTATCACTAATAATGAAAGCAACTATCAAGAATATGAACGTGGTTACATGTGCATAATCTTCCCAATAGTTTGCCGCAACAATGAAGAACAAGATGGTAATGCCAATAGGCAAATGGATTCTAAAGATTAACCTGTGTAAATCATTCCAAAATACCTTAAGGATTCTCTTCATCGCACTAGTCTTATAATATCAGACACAATGTCTTGATCGCTTTTCATATATTGGTTATGTACATCAACTCTATCAATAACTGGTTCAATCAACCAGTATAACATTTCCAGATTATGGTTATAGAGATCTCTATAGTAGCGGGAGTGCTTATGTAAGAGCCGTCCGGCGGCTTGGGAAGCAACTTGCAGATATCCATAGGCACCAATGATAGCAACCCCTCTGGTAGCCCAGGCCGTTAAAGCCCCCTCAACTGAAACTTTCATCCCGAGACTTGTGGCTACCAGGGCAGATACAGAGTAAGCGACAGATAATCGTGTTAGTGTTGAAGAAGTAACAAACGTACCAGACATAGCAAGGATTCGAATGATATTTCGCATTCGTTGGTCTGAGAGATTTTCAAACATATAGTTAATATATATTTCAATCATCTCCCTGATAATATCATTATGTTTAATAAGCCTAAACACTGCTTTTGCAAACCTAATATCTTCTTGTTTTAGCTTGGTACATACATCCTGATAATTATCCATAAAACAGGATGAATACCATGTTGCCCGGGTAAAGCCACTATTAATTAATTGTGCCTGTTTAAATGCTTCTTTTTTTGTCGGCGGGGTTGGCCCTCACCTTCCCCCTACCGGGTTTGAACCAGCGACCAGGCGATTAAAGGAACCATTGAGGCTTCACGCCGAACCGGTTCGAAAGCGCCTTGATGTGTGAGATCGTCAGGGAGCGCTGGCCGGAGAGGATTTGGCTCACCAGCGATTTTGAGCCGATCTCATTCTTCAGGTCGGAGTAGGACAGCTTATGCTGGTCAATCAGCGTGCGCAGCAGCGCAACGCCCACCGGCATTTCTGCGACTTCTTTGTTGAACTCCGCAAAGCGTTCGCTGTTGTCTTCATAATCGGCGATTTTGGCCGCCAGGAAGTCGAGCAGCGGGTTTTCGTCGTCGTGGTCAATCAGGTAGTCCACCAGCGCCAGCGCGTCACGGTAGTCTTTCTCTGAGGTGCTGCCCCCCAGCAGGGGGACGGCAGCTACCAGTAGTTTCGTTGCTTCGATAGCTTTAGTGGTGTCGGCGATCATTCTTTGTTCTCCCGATAGTAGCGAGTCAGCTTATCGTATTCAGCGTGGGTGGCGTTGTGCTTCACGTAGAAGAGCTTATTCACGAAGTTGATGTAGGCGATTACTCGCAAATTGTTGCCCCCTACATCTAAAACCCACCATTTGTTACGGTACTTAAAATTGTCCAGGCTTGGCACGGCGGCGCGCAGTTCATCGGGCGTTTTGAAGTTTGTTTCGCGTACCAGACGATACAGCGCCTTGATGGCCGTGGCATCGTTAGGAAATGACCGCGCCGCTTGCTCAAATGGCTCTTTTGAAATGACGTGCATTAAGTGATTCCGTTCAGGCGTTCACATTATGTAAACACTATGATGCACTATAGCCCTGGCTGCAACAGGGATTACTATGCTGGTGTGGATGGAGTTTCGCCCGCCGCAGCGGGCATGTTTTACAGGTCGAAGAGAATGCTGGACTCGTCGCGGGATCGCTTGCTGGTGGGGTCTTCAATGCCGTGTTTGGATAGCAGTCGGCGCAGCCGGTAGATGGTAAGCGAATCCTCGCGCCGCAGCTTCTCCAGCTCGTTAATCTTGGTGGCCTGCTGTGTGTTCAGGCGCAGATAGGCGCGCTGCTCCTGTAGGAGCGCGTCCGGATCGCCGACTCGATGCAGCATGTACGCCAGCAGCCCGCGCTCTGCATCCATATCGGCTTCGTGCTGCCAGGTACTGCCGGAGAGCGGGTATTTCTAAAAAGTTGCCGGGCCTGAAAATCCAGCGTACCGGGTTGTTCAACGACACAATATCCTGGCGCAACATGACGCTTCATGCCTCCATCTTCCGTTGATGTTATGTGGTTTTACCGCGTTAATAATATGTATGCGGAAAAAATATAAAACAATATCCGGGTAATCATGGCTAACCTTGTAGGCATGCTATTGATTTTGCCATGAATATTCTCCTGTGAAAACCAGACCTTAAGCCAGACTTAAAGAGAGGAAAACGATGCGGTGAAAGATGCATTGCCATCTGTTTTCCATGTTGTTTTTCTGCTGCGTTGCGTGTTCTGCGTAAGGCTCTGCGCTACACTATGACACCTGTTTTTTACCGGAGATGCCGAATGTCCGATAACGCGCTTTCCCTGCTGCGCGCCATTGCCTGGCTTCCCACCTCATCGCCTGCGCTGTCCGCACCGCTGCTCGACTGGCTGCTGGAAGAAGATTCGATGACGAAGCGCTTTGAGCGCCACTGCGGGAAAGTTACCGTGGAGCCACAGTTTGAAGGTTTCGTCACTGCTGATGATATCGCTGAAGAGCTGCCGTTCCTGCCGCTGGAGCCGCGCTACTGGCTGCGCGAGATCATCTTATCGGGTGACGGCGTGCCCTGGCTGGCTGGCCGCACGGTGGTGCCGGAATCGACGCTGGAAGGGCCGGAAATGATGCTCAGCCAGCTGGGCACACGTCCGCTGGGCCGCTATCTCTTCTCTTCCTCCACGCTCACGCGTGATTTTATCGATCCCGGTATCTCTGCCGCGCTGTGGGGACGTCGCTCGCGTCTGCGTTTATCGGGCAAACCGCTGTTATTAACCGAACTGTTTTTACCTGCTGCGCCGCTTTATCAAAGCCTGTCTGGAGAACCAAGTGAGTAATATAGAGAAAGGGCTGACGCGCAATAAGCTGCAGGCTTACAGCCGACTGATGCGCATTGATAAACCGATTGGTTCGCTACTGCTGCTGTGGCCGACATTATGGGCGCTGTGGCTGGCGGGCGAAGCCGTGCCGCCGTTGCAGGTGCTGATCGTGTTCGTGCTGGGCGTCTTTTTTATGCGTGCGGCGGGTTGCGTAGTGAATGATTTTGCCGATCGCAAAATTGATGGTCACGTAAAGCGTACGCAAACGAGGCCGCTGGCCAGCGGCATGGTCAGTGAGAAAGAGGCAAAGGTGCTGTTTGTGGCGCTGGCGCTGGTCTCTTTTGCGCTGGTACTGACGATGAACGCCATTACCATCTGGCTGTCGTTTGCCGGGCTGGCGCTGGCCTGGATCTATCCTTTTATGAAGCGTTATACCCATCTGCCGCAGGTGGTATTGGGTGCCGCCTTCGGCTGGGCTATCCCAATGGGCTGGGCGGCAGTCAGCGGTCACGTGCCGCTGAACGGCTGGCTGCTGTTTTTCGCCAACATTTGCTGGACGGTGGCCTACGACACACAGTACGCCATGGTAGACAGGGATGATGATGTAAAAATTGGCGTAAAATCAACGGCTATTCTGTTTGGGCGTTTTGATAAGCTGATCATTGGCCTGTTGCAGCTGGCGACCCTGCTGTTGCTGATAATTGTTGGTCAGCGCATGGCGCTGGACGGCGCTTTTTACTGGTCACTGTTGATGGCCGCCGCGCTGTTTGCACATCAGCAGAAGCTGATTGCTGAACGCCAGCGGGATCGCTGTTTTCAGGCTTTTTTGAATAATAACTATGTGGGTCTGGTGATATTTGTCGGCATTGCGCTGAATATGCCGCCGTTCAGCCAGTGGTAAAGAGCCCGGCCATTAATCAATTAAACAGAAGCGAATAAAAAAGCGGGCGCCACTGGCGCCCGCTCTGTTTTACGCTTTAGACAGCCTTTAGCTGGGTGTAACGGCATTTTCAATCGTCTGACGTACGTCGCTGGTGATCAGCTCCGCCAGCATATGATAAGTGTTCTGCGTCTGCTCCAGCGCGGCGTCGCCGGTATCGCTGATATAGCCTTCGTCACGTAGCGTCAGCACCAGCGTTGA of Pantoea alhagi contains these proteins:
- the ubiC gene encoding chorismate lyase, translating into MSDNALSLLRAIAWLPTSSPALSAPLLDWLLEEDSMTKRFERHCGKVTVEPQFEGFVTADDIAEELPFLPLEPRYWLREIILSGDGVPWLAGRTVVPESTLEGPEMMLSQLGTRPLGRYLFSSSTLTRDFIDPGISAALWGRRSRLRLSGKPLLLTELFLPAAPLYQSLSGEPSE
- a CDS encoding helix-turn-helix domain-containing protein, with the protein product MIADTTKAIEATKLLVAAVPLLGGSTSEKDYRDALALVDYLIDHDDENPLLDFLAAKIADYEDNSERFAEFNKEVAEMPVGVALLRTLIDQHKLSYSDLKNEIGSKSLVSQILSGQRSLTISHIKALSNRFGVKPQWFL
- a CDS encoding type II toxin-antitoxin system HigB family toxin is translated as MHVISKEPFEQAARSFPNDATAIKALYRLVRETNFKTPDELRAAVPSLDNFKYRNKWWVLDVGGNNLRVIAYINFVNKLFYVKHNATHAEYDKLTRYYRENKE
- the ubiA gene encoding 4-hydroxybenzoate octaprenyltransferase produces the protein MEKGLTRNKLQAYSRLMRIDKPIGSLLLLWPTLWALWLAGEAVPPLQVLIVFVLGVFFMRAAGCVVNDFADRKIDGHVKRTQTRPLASGMVSEKEAKVLFVALALVSFALVLTMNAITIWLSFAGLALAWIYPFMKRYTHLPQVVLGAAFGWAIPMGWAAVSGHVPLNGWLLFFANICWTVAYDTQYAMVDRDDDVKIGVKSTAILFGRFDKLIIGLLQLATLLLLIIVGQRMALDGAFYWSLLMAAALFAHQQKLIAERQRDRCFQAFLNNNYVGLVIFVGIALNMPPFSQW